One Stigmatopora argus isolate UIUO_Sarg chromosome 19, RoL_Sarg_1.0, whole genome shotgun sequence genomic window, CTCCAAACTTCCTATTGATGGCGTTGCCCAGCGTGCTGAAGGCGGCCGTGGTTTTCTGTCCCGCCGAGGAAAGACTTTCCGACGTTCTCTTgtacctgaaaaaaatgaacgCATCATTTTTAGAATAGTCTACCACTGACCCGGTCATCTTTCTTAATCTGAGGTACTGTGTTAGTAATATCGAGCACTCGTGTTTCCCAGTACCTCGACGGTCACTTTGctttattatttatgtgtgcgATGGGCAAGTCGCAGTGTAACTGGAGAACGACAACCAGCGATGGCGAACAGCATTTAATGCTTAACAGGCTTCTTTTGTCTGCACATTCAATTGGATTTACTGTACTTCTGCACCACGGCAATTGTATTGTGTTGTGTTTTCCAGCTAATGTCGCCTTTGGCTATTACTATCTAATCTAGGCATCTTCCCGATCTGATCACATGATCATTAAATTGGGCCACATCTGTCGTTTTCAGAGGGCCGGAATCAAAAGGTCAATTTTTGacaatgtattgattttttttttaaaactgtcaaTAAACTCTGCTGTCATGCTAGATACTGGAGGACGCTATCCATCAGATAGCACCATGCGAAGGAATTGAATTTGGTGGTGCTGTTTTTGCTCCTCAATACATTTCTGAGGTATCGGATCGGGTGCAAAAATAAGCCTGATCGAAACTTCTCTCAAACATTGATGATAAAATTACGgtgactgtttttgtttttgtgacaaaaactTACGCGACAGAGCTCTGCATGTCCTGCCATCCTCGACTGAGATTGTTGCGCAGCTCGCCCAGCGGAGTGACGCCCAGTTTGTGCTTGATCTCGGTGTGCCGCTTTTCCTTGGACGCCAGTACTTGTTTCAGCGTGCTGATCTCATCTTCCAGCTTCGTAGAGCAAGATAAACATGATATCATTTAAATACAACACTGTGaacactgtgtgtgtgtttactttGGCCAACTCCTGTTGAAtttcctctctctcttcttcTGTCAGGATGGGATGACTCAAATTGACGTCCGACGTATATTCGTCTTCTTCTCTCAGAGGCTCAGAGTCGAGAAAATCTGACGTGAACACAAAACCAACATGCATTGTACATATATGtagaaaaatgtcaatttcttCTGTAAGGTTCTGCTCCTGTGTTACCACGCAATTGAATGTTTTGGGAATTTTCCCCGGGACGCCGTTATGCAATCAGACGCTGCCGCCCGTTGTGCTGTAATCCAGATTAACAGTCGTGGATTACGCAGTTGACACACAACACGCACAAAACGCAACCAATAGAATTTCGGACTCTACTTTGGGTGTTGAGGAACACCGAAGCCTCAGTTTAAATCCATGTTGACATCCAATTGAAAATAACAACGGACATTTGAAGTGCGCGTGcgtgcacaaaaacacacaaatgacaTTGAACTAATGTACCTGGGAAACGTCGTTCATCTGGATGCAGTACAAGGGTGAAGATCAAAATTAGTCCCACTTGTGAAAACTCACGTGCACAAGCAAACATCTCGGTTACATCATACTTGTTGGAAGGCGACAGTGGAAAGACACGTCAATGCTAAATTCTGCTACGGTTTTGTATTTGAGGAAATCCTGCATTTTGCTGGAACTAAAAGAGGAAACGCGCAGCAGAAAGTCGTCTCATTTGAACTGCTTTATTTTCTAGTCGTGTTGTGTTTGCACTTTATACCAAATTCTATGTTGAAATGTCTACTTCCATATTTTGCCATGTAGAGAGGAACACATGACCTATTGTAGAGAAAATCAATTTGTGGCAATGCACTGCAAGCACTTTCCTtccaaatgcaaaaacaaggttgatcttagtgtttttttttttaattggctttTTAAAGACAATTTACAGGGCCTCCATGCacgctatttt contains:
- the tpd52l1 gene encoding tumor protein D53 isoform X3; translation: MPSAFRHRLVSVLESEWKSTMETKKQDERRFPDFLDSEPLREEDEYTSDVNLSHPILTEEEREEIQQELAKLEDEISTLKQVLASKEKRHTEIKHKLGVTPLGELRNNLSRGWQDMQSSVAYKRTSESLSSAGQKTTAAFSTLGNAINRKFGDMRTGSIGYSISHSMSMPAMRNSPSFRSFEEKVETTVTSIKTKVGGPGTGGSFEEVLSSTAKASAQDTPTNNLTDTPERP
- the tpd52l1 gene encoding tumor protein D53 isoform X4, whose product is MPSAFRHRLVSVLESEWKSTMETKKQDERRFPDFLDSEPLREEDEYTSDVNLSHPILTEEEREEIQQELAKLEDEISTLKQVLASKEKRHTEIKHKLGVTPLGELRNNLSRGWQDMQSSVAYKRTSESLSSAGQKTTAAFSTLGNAINRKFGDMSYSISHSMSMPAMRNSPSFRSFEEKVETTVTSIKTKVGGPGTGGSFEEVLSSTAKASAQDTPTNNLTDTPERP
- the tpd52l1 gene encoding tumor protein D53 isoform X1, yielding MPSAFRHRLVSVLESEWKSTMETKKQDERRFPDFLDSEPLREEDEYTSDVNLSHPILTEEEREEIQQELAKLEDEISTLKQVLASKEKRHTEIKHKLGVTPLGELRNNLSRGWQDMQSSVAYKRTSESLSSAGQKTTAAFSTLGNAINRKFGDMSLASLQLLLPSSYSISHSMSMPAMRNSPSFRSFEEKVETTVTSIKTKVGGPGTGGSFEEVLSSTAKASAQDTPTNNLTDTPERP
- the tpd52l1 gene encoding tumor protein D53 isoform X2, whose protein sequence is MPSAFRHRLVSVLESEWKSTMETKKQDFLDSEPLREEDEYTSDVNLSHPILTEEEREEIQQELAKLEDEISTLKQVLASKEKRHTEIKHKLGVTPLGELRNNLSRGWQDMQSSVAYKRTSESLSSAGQKTTAAFSTLGNAINRKFGDMSLASLQLLLPSSYSISHSMSMPAMRNSPSFRSFEEKVETTVTSIKTKVGGPGTGGSFEEVLSSTAKASAQDTPTNNLTDTPERP
- the tpd52l1 gene encoding tumor protein D53 isoform X6, producing the protein MPSAFRHRLVSVLESEWKSTMETKKQDFLDSEPLREEDEYTSDVNLSHPILTEEEREEIQQELAKLEDEISTLKQVLASKEKRHTEIKHKLGVTPLGELRNNLSRGWQDMQSSVAYKRTSESLSSAGQKTTAAFSTLGNAINRKFGDMRNSPSFRSFEEKVETTVTSIKTKVGGPGTGGSFEEVLSSTAKASAQDTPTNNLTDTPERP
- the tpd52l1 gene encoding tumor protein D53 isoform X5 → MPSAFRHRLVSVLESEWKSTMETKKQDERRFPDFLDSEPLREEDEYTSDVNLSHPILTEEEREEIQQELAKLEDEISTLKQVLASKEKRHTEIKHKLGVTPLGELRNNLSRGWQDMQSSVAYKRTSESLSSAGQKTTAAFSTLGNAINRKFGDMRNSPSFRSFEEKVETTVTSIKTKVGGPGTGGSFEEVLSSTAKASAQDTPTNNLTDTPERP